The genomic segment TCTGCTGCAACTGCCGCCGCACCGATAAGAACGTCGCCGACACCGACCTTGCATCCGCCGTAGGACTGGCGGTGATATCCTGCAAAGCGTTCAACCAACATACCGGCAAATTCAAATTCGCCGTTCAGGAAGATGTGATCGTTCGGAATAAATACATTATCGAAGATAACCAAAGCTTCGGTTCCGCCGTAAGTGGAGTTACCGACATCGATTTCGGAACCTTCCAGCTTTCTGGTGTCGCAGCTCTGGCGTCCGACAATCATGAAGATACCTTTTGCATCGGTCGGGCAGGCAAATGCTACAGCATAGTCTTTGTCATCTTCGCCCATTGCGATGGTCGGCATAACGATAACTTCATGCGAATTGATAAAACCGGTTTGGTGCGCTTTTGCACCACGAACCACGATACCGTCGGCTCTCCGTTCCACGACATGGAGGTATAAGTCGGGATCGGTTTGAGCATGCGGAGCCAGAGAACGGTCTCCTTTGGGGTCGGTCATAGCGCCGTCGACGGTCAGGTCTTCATCCTGAACGTGCTGGATAAATTTTTTGAAATTTTCATGATAATGGGTGCCGTATTTTTCATCGAGCTCATACGTGGTGCTGTAAACGGCGTTAAACGCGTCCATACCGACGCAGCGCTGGAAGCAAGCCGCGGTTTTTTGTCCGCAGAGCCGCTGCATCTTTACCTTTTTAATCAGATCCTCAGGGCTTTGGTGAATATGTGTGAAGCGATTGATCTTTTTTCCTGTCAGCGAAGATTTAACGGTCATTAAATCTTCGTATTCCGGCATCTGCGCCAGATCATAAGTCGCCTTCACAGAGTGGAGTGATACAATAAAAGTGCAGCGCCAAAATTGCCGAAAAAGAGAGGAGGAAGGGCAATGAAACGGTACGATGAGAACTTTAAAATCGAGGCATTGAAGCTGTCGGACGAGATCGGAGTGAAGAAGGCGTGTGAACAGCTTAATGTGAACTACGGAACATTAGCAGGCTGGAGAAAGCAGCGGGTAAAGAAAAACAAAGAAGGAAAAAGTACAGATGCTGATATTCAAAGAGAGAACAGCCGCCTCAAGAAAGAAATAGCCGAGCTTAAAAGTGCGAATGAGATACTCAAGGATGCACTCGGTTTTTTCGTTCAAGACCGGAAGAAATAGAAAAGGATGGTCTTTTTGCTTACATCCACCACCGTACTGCTGACAAGCAATTTTCAGCACGGATGCTGTGCGCTGTTCTTCCGGTCAGCGAAAGCGGTTTTTATAAATGGAAGAGAAACAGGAAAAAAGTGAAAGCATGGCAGAAACTGCTCGCTCAAATGCATAAAATTCTCGATGAGGATGAAGAAAACAAGAACTATGGGGTGAGGCGTATGCAGATAGCACTTGAACAACGGGGCATTAAGCGTTCATTGTCGACGGTAAGACGCGCGATGGCACGAGGAAATCTGCTGCATGAAGACAGAAAAAGCCCTGACGGTCTTACAAAAGCCGACAAAAAGGCGATGAGACCGCAGAATATCATCAAACAAGACTTTAGTGCACAAGAGCCTTTGAGAAAATTGCTGACGGATATAACTCAGATACCATGCAAAGATGGAAAGCTGTACGTATCACCTCTTTTTGACTGCTATAATGGGGAGATCATTTCTCTTGCAATGGACACAAACATGAAAAAGGAACTATGTATAAAAACGATAACGGAGGCATACAAGAATTTTGATATACCAAGTGGAGCGATAATTCACAGCGATTGCGGAAGCCAGTATACAAGCGATGAGTACAAAAAGACGCTCGGACAGCTGCATGCGGTGCAGAGTATGAGTGGAGTTGGGAAATGCTGGGATAATGCCCGGATGGAAAGCTGGTTTGCAACGCTGAAAAAGGAAAAGATCTATCAGCTTGATACAACAAAACTGACCGTGGAGGAGGTCAAGACAATCGTCTGGAGATACACGTTTGCTTATTACAACACGAAACGTATCACGACGGTAAATCCCGATGGCTTACCTCCACTGGTATACAGGAAAACAGCAGCTAAAAAAAGTGCTGCTTAAATACATTTGGGGTATTTAGGCACTGCACTAATATTGACTATTCCAGAGTTCAGGGAAGGACGGAGAATCGGATTGTCGACAACGTTATCGACTTTCTTTCCGAACATGTAAACCTGCAAATTCAGTTTACGCATACTCTCAACATACTGTTCGCCTGTCATAAGTGCCATGTGCATACTCCTTACTTTGTTTATTTGTCTATTGTGTAGACGTTCGTTATTAACAATAAAGCAATTTTCATGCCAACCTAAAGGAAGATACGGCTTTGTATCCGGAGCATCCGGTAAAAGACATTATGTTCTTTAATATCTTCAATATCTTCCGTAAAAGGAAAACCTACGGATGCCGCAGTTTGATTTAAGCTCGTATCCCGCCGCGGCATGACAGTGTCTTTAAAGCTTAGGTTAGAACGGGGGCGGTATTCATGTACTTAAATTTGGTTCATTTATGGATCGGCTATGTGTATTGGTTTATAAATGAACCAAAATATCAGATAAAAGATAATCGGTAAAGTTATATATAGCTTACATTTATGGCTTTTTATTTTTTTTGTAAAGAGAATAATGCGCTTTTTACCGTATTTTTAGCGTAAATAAAAGATAGAGAAATAAAGGATGGATAAGCGATGTATATTTCGTTAAAAGACCGTGTTGTGATTGCGGAGATTGGCATAGGAATTGCTTAAAATAAATATAAGCCGCAGTGTCAGTTGACCTTCGCGGTAAATGATAAAGTCTTTGGCAGTTCCAAAAACTGGTTAGTTTTTAGAAATGCCCGACGAGTTTTGAGATAAGTTTCTTCATTGCTATGACTTATCTCAAAACATCGCAAATAAATCTGAGGAAACCCTCTAAAAACTGAAGTTTTTAGAGGCTCCAATTTGATTTAATAAAAGGCTTTAAGGGGGAATTTTTTATGACAGATGCGCAAATGCAGTTTAAAAGCCGCTATCGTGAGTACGGCGGTGAGCAAGCGTATTGGCCGGCGGGACCGTTTAAGATTCGGTTACCTTTTATTGTATCACTCCATGGTCTTTTCCGGAGATGTTTCAGGCGCTCTTTATGTGCGCGACCTGTTTGGGAGCTATTCCGGTATTAACCGAAGTCTTGGGTGTCAGCTATGAAGTAGCGTTATCGATGGTTATCATCAACGGCTTCTTCTATACGCTGCATGTATTACTCGGCGATCCGGTCGTTCCGGGATGGGTTACACCCGCAATCCCGCTGATTACGGCTTTTTTAACTAACGGCTATGTAATGGGACCGGAGCGGACTCAAGCCTTGATTGCCGTGCAGATGTGTCTCGGACTTATCTTTTTGGTATTCGGCATCACCGGTTTGGGCGGTAAGATGGTTAAAGTCGTGCCGAATTCCGTAAAAGCCGGTGTTTTGATGGGCGGCGGTATTGCGGCTGTTTTAGGTGAATTTAAGGCTACCGGCCGTTTTGATAAATATCCCATTTCCATCACTATCGGAATTATCGTGGCGTATTTTTGTTTATTCAGCCCGATTTGGGCGGATATGCGTAGGAAGAATAAACTCATCGATTCAATCGGTAAATTCGGTATGCTGCCTGCAATTTTAATTGGTGTCGTAGTGGGCCCGCTCGCCGGCGAATTTGCCATTCCCCATGTACAATGGTGGCCGCTTATTAAAGTGCCCGATTTTGCGGATATTTGGAATCAGCTTTCTCCATTCGCAATCGGATGGCCGAGTATGAAAGTTTGGGCTGCTGCCATTCCCGTAGCGATTGTTACGTATATCATCGCATTCGGCGACTTTGTTACTTCGGAAGCACTCATCAGAGAAGCCGATGAAGTTCGGCAGGATGAAAAGATCGACTTTAACGCAAACCGGTCGAACCTCGTTAGCGGTATTCGTAATGTGGCAATGTCAATGACCTGTCCGTATACGCAAATGTGCGGCCCGCTGTGGGCAGCTGTTACCGCAGCAGTTTCTCAGCGTTATAAGGAAAGTCCGAAAGCGATGGAATCAATTTATAGCGGTTTCGGTACGTTCCGTCTTTCGACATTCGTAGCCGTTGCGCTGCTGCCTATTTCTTCTCTGTTGCAGCCGTCTTTGCCGCTTGCGCTTTCGTTAACGCTGATCGTACAAGGATATATTTGTACGCAGCTTGCGATGAATATGTGCAAAACCAATATTGAACGCGGTATTTGCGGTGTTATGGGCGCTGTTTTGGCAATGCGCGGCGCCGCATGGGGGCTCGTCGTCGGTCTTGTTCTTTTTGCACTGCTCTATGATTCGAACAAAAAAGAAGCTGCAAAGCAGGCCGAAAAGGCGGAAAACTAATTATCGTCCTCAACGTACAACGTAGAACGTTGCTGGGAAACGGCGAGCATTAAGCTCTCCGTATAGATGAATAGTACGAGGCTGTCTTGAGAATAACTGATTTTTGGGACAGCCTCTATGCAGCCGATTAAGTTCCATTCCAAGGTAAATCGAACGAAATAATCGGCTATTATATAGAAAAAATTTTATTGGTAAAAGGAGATGCCTGCATGTACGAGGAACTGGAAAAGACATTGGATACTTATGTGCGACCGCTGTTGAGAGCTCACGGCGGCGATATGCAGGTAGTGGATTTTACGGACGGTGTAGTTAAGTTCAAATTGCACGGGCATTGTGCGGGCTGTCCCGCTGCCGATTTTACCACCGAGAATCTTATTCAAACGGAGCTGATGGAACACATGCCGGAAGTAAAACAAGCCGTTTTAATAAATGAAGTGAGTCAGAGTTTGTTGGATGAGGCTCGATCCATTTTAAAACAACGCCATGGCGGATAAGATTTCGATCGGCGTACGCTATTGTGGCGGATGTAATAACCGATACGACAGGGTTGCCGTTATTCGCCGCCTCGAAACGCTGGTGCCGGAGGTTGAGTTCGTAACGGCGCAGGCGGGAACTCCCTATCCGGCCGCGCTTATCGTTGCGGGCTGCCCAACCGATTGTGCAAAACGCGACGATATTTCCGTGCCGACAGGCCGCTTGTTTAAAATCGGCGGCTGGGAAGACCTTTTACCGGCGCGGGATTTTATTAAAGAAGTTTGTGCGGAAGCGTGTGCGAAACAAGAGGAGCGTTCGTTAACCCATGAGCAAGTGTTGGAAATACTGCCGCAGCGGCCGCCGATGCTGTTTATCGACACGGTCTCTACGCTTGTTCCCGGTAAGGAAGTTAAGGCATCCTTTTACGTTACGCCTGAATTGAGTTTGTTAAAAGGGCACTTTCCCGATAATCCGATATTTCCGGGAGTGTGCGCCGTTGAAGCGATTGCTCAGGCGGCGGACATTTTGCTGTTAACGCTCGATCGGTATGCCGGAAAAACGCCGCTCTTCATGGGAATTAAAAAAGCGAACTTCCGTAAAAAAATTCTTTTGGGCGATATGCTTGAAATCTACAGTACGCTTTTGGAAGAGCGGGCGGAATTA from the Treponema vincentii F0403 genome contains:
- a CDS encoding 4-hydroxyphenylacetate 3-hydroxylase family protein, yielding MKLFTRLLHSDLVRQLQCLDFKVLIVPFHCPSSSLFRQFWRCTFIVSLHSVKATYDLAQMPEYEDLMTVKSSLTGKKINRFTHIHQSPEDLIKKVKMQRLCGQKTAACFQRCVGMDAFNAVYSTTYELDEKYGTHYHENFKKFIQHVQDEDLTVDGAMTDPKGDRSLAPHAQTDPDLYLHVVERRADGIVVRGAKAHQTGFINSHEVIVMPTIAMGEDDKDYAVAFACPTDAKGIFMIVGRQSCDTRKLEGSEIDVGNSTYGGTEALVIFDNVFIPNDHIFLNGEFEFAGMLVERFAGYHRQSYGGCKVGVGDVLIGAAAVAADYNGAQKASHVKDKLIEMTHLNETLYCCGIACSAEGTKTKSGNYLIDLLLANVCKQNVTRFPYEIARLAEDIAGGLMVTAPAESDLRDPKLGPYVVKYLQGVASVSTENRLRILRLIENLTLGSAAVGYRTESMHGAGSPQAQRIMISRQGNLAMKKKLAKDIAKIKE
- a CDS encoding transposase, which encodes MKRYDENFKIEALKLSDEIGVKKACEQLNVNYGTLAGWRKQRVKKNKEGKSTDADIQRENSRLKKEIAELKSANEILKDALGFFVQDRKK
- a CDS encoding IS3 family transposase, with the translated sequence MHHRTADKQFSARMLCAVLPVSESGFYKWKRNRKKVKAWQKLLAQMHKILDEDEENKNYGVRRMQIALEQRGIKRSLSTVRRAMARGNLLHEDRKSPDGLTKADKKAMRPQNIIKQDFSAQEPLRKLLTDITQIPCKDGKLYVSPLFDCYNGEIISLAMDTNMKKELCIKTITEAYKNFDIPSGAIIHSDCGSQYTSDEYKKTLGQLHAVQSMSGVGKCWDNARMESWFATLKKEKIYQLDTTKLTVEEVKTIVWRYTFAYYNTKRITTVNPDGLPPLVYRKTAAKKSAA
- a CDS encoding NifU family protein — its product is MYEELEKTLDTYVRPLLRAHGGDMQVVDFTDGVVKFKLHGHCAGCPAADFTTENLIQTELMEHMPEVKQAVLINEVSQSLLDEARSILKQRHGG
- a CDS encoding 3-hydroxyacyl-ACP dehydratase FabZ family protein, which produces MADKISIGVRYCGGCNNRYDRVAVIRRLETLVPEVEFVTAQAGTPYPAALIVAGCPTDCAKRDDISVPTGRLFKIGGWEDLLPARDFIKEVCAEACAKQEERSLTHEQVLEILPQRPPMLFIDTVSTLVPGKEVKASFYVTPELSLLKGHFPDNPIFPGVCAVEAIAQAADILLLTLDRYAGKTPLFMGIKKANFRKKILLGDMLEIYSTLLEERAELGWVSCRGQIFSDGDLAADAEVTLAMR